From Pseudomonas sp. StFLB209, a single genomic window includes:
- the znuA gene encoding zinc ABC transporter substrate-binding protein ZnuA, translating to MRRLFTLFVVLAAGLTAAIPAQAAPAAAEIKVLTSIKPLQLIAAAVQDGVGSPEVLLPPGASPHHYALRPSDVRRVADVDLLYWIGPDMEGFLPRVLQNRSRPAVAVQGLAGMSLRHFGEDQASHDDHDHDAHDGHDHAAHDHGDHDADPGYEEHDHDHRPGSLDSHLWLSTVNARVIAAKMAADLSTADPANAARYASNAQAFSKRLDALDARIKTRVSTIGDKPWFVFHEAYDYFEQAYGLKHTGVFSVASEVQPGARHVAAMRERLKESGKTCVFSEPPLRPKLAETLSAGLPVKLAELDALGGYTPATANGYEQLLEKIANDLVGCLESL from the coding sequence GTGCGTCGACTTTTTACGCTTTTCGTCGTTCTGGCTGCCGGTTTGACCGCTGCCATCCCTGCCCAGGCGGCCCCGGCCGCGGCTGAAATCAAGGTCCTGACCAGCATCAAACCGCTGCAATTGATTGCCGCCGCGGTCCAGGATGGCGTTGGCAGCCCTGAAGTGCTGCTGCCGCCCGGTGCTTCACCGCACCACTATGCCTTGCGCCCATCCGACGTACGGCGGGTCGCCGATGTCGACCTGCTCTACTGGATCGGTCCTGATATGGAAGGCTTTCTGCCCCGCGTGCTGCAAAACCGCAGCCGTCCAGCCGTTGCCGTGCAGGGGCTGGCGGGCATGAGCCTGCGCCACTTCGGTGAAGATCAGGCCTCGCATGACGATCATGACCACGATGCGCATGACGGCCATGATCATGCTGCACACGATCATGGCGACCATGATGCAGACCCCGGCTACGAAGAACATGACCACGACCACCGCCCCGGCAGCCTCGACTCGCACCTGTGGCTGTCGACGGTCAACGCCCGGGTGATCGCAGCGAAAATGGCCGCCGACCTCAGCACTGCCGACCCGGCCAACGCGGCGCGTTATGCCAGCAACGCTCAGGCGTTCAGCAAGCGTCTGGACGCCCTTGATGCACGAATCAAGACGCGGGTCAGCACGATTGGCGACAAGCCCTGGTTCGTGTTCCACGAGGCCTACGACTACTTCGAACAGGCCTACGGCCTCAAACACACCGGCGTATTCAGTGTCGCCAGTGAAGTACAGCCCGGCGCCAGACACGTTGCCGCGATGCGTGAGCGCTTGAAGGAGTCGGGCAAGACCTGCGTTTTCAGCGAGCCGCCACTGCGGCCGAAACTGGCCGAAACCCTGAGCGCCGGCCTGCCGGTCAAGCTGGCCGAACTCGACGCCTTGGGCGGCTACACCCCGGCCACCGCCAATGGCTACGAACAGCTGCTGGAAAAAATCGCCAACGATCTGGTCG
- a CDS encoding Fur family transcriptional regulator → MPITPLASRPHDHSHCVHSALSEADALCASKGLRLTALRRRVLELVWQSHKPLGAYDILGVLSEADGRRAAPPTVYRALDFLLENGLVHRIASLNAFTGCNHPAHAHQGQFLICRKCHAAIELQHQTISDAVINAANEVGFAAEGQTIEIVGVCAGCKAA, encoded by the coding sequence ATGCCTATTACACCTCTGGCCAGCCGCCCTCACGATCACTCTCACTGCGTGCATTCAGCCCTCAGCGAAGCCGATGCCCTGTGTGCCAGCAAAGGCTTGCGCCTTACCGCCTTGCGCCGCCGCGTGCTTGAACTGGTCTGGCAAAGCCACAAGCCGCTGGGTGCCTACGACATCCTCGGCGTACTCAGCGAAGCCGACGGCCGCCGTGCCGCACCGCCCACCGTGTATCGCGCGCTGGATTTTCTGCTGGAAAACGGCCTGGTGCACCGCATCGCCTCGCTCAACGCCTTCACCGGCTGCAATCATCCGGCGCATGCCCACCAGGGCCAGTTTCTGATCTGCCGCAAGTGCCACGCAGCCATCGAACTGCAACACCAGACCATCAGCGATGCGGTGATCAACGCGGCCAATGAAGTCGGCTTTGCCGCCGAAGGCCAGACCATCGAAATCGTCGGCGTGTGCGCCGGCTGCAAGGCGGCCTGA
- the znuC gene encoding zinc ABC transporter ATP-binding protein ZnuC has protein sequence MSTPLISLEQVAVTLSGQNVLDNIGLSVSAGEIVTLIGPNGAGKTTLVRAVLGLLNPTSGRVWRKPKLRVGYMPQKLHVDQTLPLSVLRFLRLVPGVDRAKAMAALEEVGAGKVIDSPLQGISGGEMQRVLLARALLREPELLVLDEPVQGVDVAGQAELYSLITRLRDRHGCGVLMVSHDLHLVMSTTDQVVCLNRHVCCSGHPEQVSTDPAFVELFGQNAPSLAIYHHHHDHAHDLHGEVVNDAEPQPLRFKPHVHGDGCKHG, from the coding sequence ATGAGCACCCCGCTGATCAGCCTGGAACAGGTGGCGGTCACCCTGTCCGGGCAGAACGTTCTGGACAATATCGGCCTGAGCGTCAGCGCCGGTGAGATCGTCACCCTGATCGGCCCCAACGGCGCCGGCAAGACCACGCTGGTGCGTGCCGTGCTCGGCCTGTTGAACCCGACCTCCGGGCGGGTCTGGCGCAAGCCGAAACTGCGCGTCGGCTACATGCCGCAAAAGCTCCATGTCGACCAGACCCTGCCACTGTCGGTGCTGCGCTTTCTGCGCCTGGTGCCGGGGGTCGACCGGGCCAAGGCCATGGCCGCGCTGGAAGAGGTCGGCGCCGGCAAGGTCATCGACAGCCCGTTGCAGGGCATTTCCGGTGGCGAGATGCAGCGTGTGCTGCTGGCCCGGGCGCTGCTGCGCGAGCCCGAGCTGCTGGTGCTCGACGAACCGGTACAGGGCGTCGATGTCGCGGGCCAGGCCGAGCTGTACAGCCTGATTACCCGGCTGCGCGACCGCCACGGTTGCGGCGTGCTGATGGTCTCTCATGATCTGCATCTGGTGATGAGCACCACCGATCAGGTGGTATGCCTGAACCGCCATGTGTGTTGCTCAGGGCACCCCGAGCAGGTCAGCACCGACCCGGCCTTTGTCGAGCTGTTCGGCCAGAATGCGCCGAGCCTGGCGATCTATCACCACCACCATGACCACGCCCACGACCTGCATGGCGAAGTGGTGAACGACGCCGAACCCCAACCCCTGCGCTTCAAACCTCATGTTCACGGAGACGGCTGCAAGCATGGCTGA
- the znuB gene encoding zinc ABC transporter permease subunit ZnuB: protein MADFLLYALLAGIALALVAGPLGSFVVWRRMAYFGDTLSHAALLGVALGFLLDISPTVAVTVGCLLLAILLVTLQQRQPLASDTLLGILAPSTLSLGLVVLSFMHEVRIDLMAYLFGDLLAISPTDLAWILGGSALVMVLILALWRPLLAVTVHEELARVEGLPVTTLRMTMMLLIAVVIAVAMKIVGVLLITSLLIIPAAAAQRHARSPEQMALGASVLGVVAVGGGLSLSWLKDTPAGPSIVVCACALFLLSFVLPKRAV from the coding sequence ATGGCTGATTTTCTGTTGTATGCCCTGCTCGCCGGTATTGCTCTGGCTCTGGTAGCAGGCCCGCTAGGCTCATTCGTGGTCTGGCGGCGCATGGCCTATTTCGGCGACACGCTGTCCCACGCTGCATTGCTGGGTGTGGCTCTGGGGTTTCTGCTGGACATCAGCCCGACCGTGGCGGTCACCGTCGGCTGCCTGTTGCTGGCGATCCTGCTGGTGACCCTGCAACAGCGCCAGCCGCTGGCCTCCGACACCCTGCTGGGCATTCTGGCGCCCAGTACCCTGTCGCTGGGCCTGGTGGTACTGAGCTTCATGCACGAAGTACGGATCGACCTGATGGCCTATCTGTTCGGTGACCTGTTGGCGATCAGCCCCACCGACCTGGCCTGGATTCTCGGCGGCAGCGCATTGGTCATGGTGTTGATCCTGGCGCTGTGGCGGCCACTGCTGGCAGTGACCGTACACGAGGAACTGGCGCGGGTCGAAGGCCTGCCGGTCACCACTCTGCGCATGACCATGATGCTGTTGATTGCCGTGGTGATTGCCGTGGCAATGAAAATCGTCGGTGTGCTGCTGATTACTTCGCTGCTGATCATCCCGGCGGCTGCGGCACAGCGTCACGCCCGCTCGCCAGAGCAGATGGCGCTGGGCGCCAGCGTGCTGGGCGTGGTGGCGGTGGGTGGTGGGCTGTCGCTGTCATGGCTCAAGGATACCCCGGCCGGCCCCTCGATCGTGGTCTGTGCCTGCGCGCTGTTTCTGCTCAGCTTTGTTCTCCCCAAGCGGGCGGTGTAG
- a CDS encoding PA5502 family lipoprotein produces the protein MKLPASRYLLLAAFALLLGACQSAPPPQPAEPEARPDGFALLEQSIKGNELATAEDQLATLQGADAADPRLDPLQRQLAEAYLSRSQISLQKGDVNGAATALSRARALMPKAPALTSGVNGAIAEARKAELDQAEAELKAAEARRIAKLIDPSVPHTRIQLETTDIAQMRRQLDAIAADIVSFNCDVLIQVPRTDDYPWLADLVSKRVNKLNPSFELDLRRQIERKQPAQIILSPAGL, from the coding sequence ATGAAGCTGCCCGCCTCCCGCTATCTGCTGCTTGCCGCATTCGCCCTGTTGCTGGGGGCCTGCCAGAGCGCGCCGCCACCTCAACCTGCCGAGCCCGAAGCCCGGCCGGACGGCTTTGCGCTGCTTGAGCAGAGCATCAAAGGCAACGAACTGGCGACCGCCGAAGACCAGTTGGCCACGCTGCAGGGCGCTGACGCTGCCGACCCGCGCCTGGACCCGCTGCAACGCCAGTTGGCCGAGGCCTACCTGAGCCGCAGCCAGATCAGCCTGCAAAAAGGTGACGTCAATGGTGCTGCCACGGCACTGAGCCGTGCCCGCGCATTGATGCCCAAGGCGCCGGCATTGACCAGCGGCGTCAACGGCGCCATTGCCGAAGCGCGCAAGGCCGAACTGGACCAGGCCGAAGCTGAACTGAAGGCTGCCGAAGCCAGGCGCATCGCCAAGCTCATCGACCCGAGCGTGCCGCATACCCGTATCCAGCTCGAAACCACCGATATCGCGCAAATGCGCCGGCAGCTCGATGCCATTGCCGCCGATATAGTGAGCTTCAACTGTGACGTGTTGATTCAGGTGCCGCGGACCGACGACTACCCATGGCTGGCCGATCTGGTCAGCAAGCGGGTCAACAAGCTCAACCCGAGCTTTGAACTGGACCTGCGTCGCCAGATCGAACGCAAGCAACCGGCCCAGATTATCCTCAGCCCCGCCGGGCTCTGA